One stretch of Anaerolineae bacterium DNA includes these proteins:
- a CDS encoding twitching motility protein PilT: MTQALFRLYGILEDFLPAQQRGKVIPVTFSGPQSVKHLLEGLDVPHPEIGQVYANGQPVSLDYLVRPGDYIEAHPTPNGHPGTEDIRFALDGHLGRLAAYLRLLGFDTWYQPQVDDPELAQRAAAEERILLTRDRDLLKRKIVRHGYWIRHLKPEAQLREVVERFALREHARPFQRCLACNGLLEPVPKAEIVHLLQPLTKRYFDEFHRCPQCGRIYWQGSHYQRLERLVNAILIPKDRSS; encoded by the coding sequence ATGACCCAAGCCCTCTTTCGGCTCTACGGCATCCTGGAAGACTTCCTCCCCGCCCAGCAGCGCGGGAAGGTCATCCCCGTCACCTTTAGCGGCCCCCAATCAGTGAAGCACCTGCTGGAAGGGCTCGACGTGCCCCACCCCGAAATCGGCCAGGTGTACGCCAATGGGCAGCCCGTTTCCCTGGATTACCTGGTCCGCCCAGGGGACTACATCGAAGCCCACCCCACCCCCAACGGTCATCCCGGCACCGAGGACATTCGCTTCGCCCTGGACGGCCATTTGGGACGGCTGGCCGCTTACCTGCGCCTTCTGGGTTTCGACACCTGGTATCAACCCCAGGTGGATGACCCCGAACTGGCGCAACGGGCCGCGGCAGAGGAGCGCATCCTGCTCACCCGCGATCGGGACCTGCTCAAACGGAAAATTGTGCGCCATGGCTACTGGATACGCCATCTGAAGCCCGAAGCGCAACTCCGCGAAGTGGTGGAACGATTCGCCCTGCGCGAACATGCCCGGCCCTTCCAGCGATGCCTGGCCTGCAACGGCCTGTTGGAGCCCGTGCCCAAAGCGGAGATTGTGCACCTGCTCCAGCCCCTGACCAAACGATACTTCGACGAGTTCCACCGATGCCCCCAATGCGGGCGCATTTACTGGCAAGGCTCTCATTACCAACGCCTGGAGCGCCTGGTCAACGCCATCCTCATCCCCAAGGACAGGTCATCGTGA
- the sfsA gene encoding DNA/RNA nuclease SfsA has protein sequence MKLPLLRSAAFLRRVNRFRAEVFIDGSYAAAHVPNSGRLTDLLRPYVPVYVHPATRPGRKTAYDLLLVQYTDQVLVSIDARLPPKLFAEALPTGLFDGWLRAPGDQWEVQTEPAHGEGRLDLYLSGPQNSAWWIETKSVTLVNRGVALFPDAPTARGRRHLADLCALAQRGQRAAVIFLVQRPDAESFAPHPEADPKFPAVLQQAADCGVAVHAYTCRVSLTHIEIERAIPVSLTPPRD, from the coding sequence GTGAAACTTCCTTTGCTTCGCTCGGCGGCTTTCCTGCGGCGCGTCAACCGTTTTCGCGCCGAGGTGTTCATCGATGGCTCCTATGCCGCCGCCCATGTGCCCAACTCCGGGCGCTTGACGGATCTGCTTCGGCCCTATGTGCCGGTGTATGTGCACCCCGCCACCAGACCGGGGCGCAAGACGGCTTACGATTTGCTCCTGGTGCAATACACCGATCAGGTGTTGGTGTCCATCGACGCCCGCCTGCCCCCCAAATTGTTTGCCGAAGCGCTCCCCACCGGTCTGTTCGACGGCTGGTTGAGAGCCCCCGGAGACCAATGGGAGGTGCAAACCGAACCGGCCCATGGAGAGGGCCGCCTGGACCTGTACCTGAGCGGTCCTCAAAACAGCGCCTGGTGGATCGAAACCAAATCAGTCACCCTGGTCAATCGCGGCGTGGCCTTGTTTCCCGATGCACCGACCGCCCGGGGCCGCCGCCACCTGGCCGATCTATGTGCCCTGGCACAGCGTGGTCAGCGGGCGGCGGTCATCTTCCTTGTGCAACGGCCCGACGCCGAATCCTTCGCCCCGCATCCGGAAGCCGACCCCAAATTCCCCGCCGTGCTCCAACAGGCGGCGGATTGTGGCGTCGCGGTGCACGCCTACACCTGCCGGGTGAGTCTCACCCACATCGAAATCGAGCGCGCAATCCCGGTCTCCCTGACGCCCCCTCGCGATTGA